The sequence TTCAGTCGGCCTTGTGTCAGCATGTGCTACATTTTTCTCAATGACATTCCCGAAGATTTCTTACAAATGGGTAGTACTCGTTATAAGCATTTTCAGCACATTCATTGCAAATATTGGATTGACGCAACTTATCTCGATTACACTGCCAATCCTTATCGGGATCTACCCGTTAGCAATTGTCCTAATCTGCTTGAGTTTCTTCCATTCTTTGTTTAAAGGCTATCCATTTGTCTATTTGTTCGCGCTAGCAGGAGCAGGCGTTATCGGATTCTTCGATATGCTGAAGGAGTTTGGAATCATAATTGCTCCTGTCACACGCATCCTGACTTATCTTCCCCTTTACGAAGAAGGAATCGGATGGATTGTACCTGCCATCCTATTGGCAGTCGTCGGCTACATTTACGGTTTGACTACGCACACAAAGAGACGGCAAGCGCCTAGACAGTAACCTGTCCAAGGCACTTGCCGCTTTTTGTCTTTATCCCATTTGTTTGATAATATGTCTTCCACCATAGACGATCCGTTCAATCGTCCCATCTTCACCTGCAATAAACTGAAGAATATCCGAGTCATCTTGTTCTGCGACAAAGATATTATTCCCTATATACTGCAGCCGTTTAAATGCCCCATTGGATTCGACACCGAATAGACCATTTCTTCTTTGTGCAATGACATGCATCCCTTCACCGGAAATATAGACACCTTCATAGGTAACAAGTTCTTCATCGCTGATAGGTACTGTTTCCACTTTGAAGGGAGATGTCTCATATTCTCTAGCATGAATGCTGTTCAACGCTCCCATAAGGATATCCCCCGCAGACACATCCGCGACATTTGTCAAAATGACACCCGCAAGTTTCTTATCGGGAATGGCACACATAAAGGAAGAGACACCCTTTAACCCGCCCCCGTGACTGATTAGTTTGGAACCGAAATAGTCAGGGATGATGCGTAATCCATAGCCATAACATCTGCCCGGTTCATATTCGATATGCGGCGTCATCATCTGCTCGACACTTTCTTTGGATAAAATGCGCTTTTCATTGATCGTCCCTTCATTCCAGAAAAGCTCCAAATAACGGATTATGTCATTTGCGGTCGACTTCAAATAGCCAACTGCTCGCATCGATGGTGCATCCCACCAGATTGGCGCTTCATAAACGTCCGATCCATCTTTTGTTTTCATATAGAGCGTTGTGACATTGTCCGTCGTGTCCAACCGATTCATATCGAAAAAGCTTCTTGTCATGCCGGCCGGTTCTAAAATATGCTGTTCGATGAAGGACTCATAAGATTGACCGCTCACCCGGTGGATAATGATACCAAGTAACCCATAAGAGTCGTTGGAATAACTGTAATAATCTCCGGGCTTTCCGAGCCATTCGAATTCATCATTCGCCATGAAAGCGAGCATTTCATCGTACGTTTCGATATGCGGTCCAGGATTATTGAGTAAATCTAGTCCGTAATCTTTTGAAGACGGATCTTTTTCGATGCTGTTTTTGCGTGCATAGACATGTGTTGCAAGCGGTGGATAGCCAGAAGTATGGGTCATCAGATGATGGATGGTAATCTCGCTTGCTTGTGATTTCGTTTTCAACTCCGGGAGATACGAAACAATTGGGTCATGTACCGACAGTTTTCCAGCTTCTTGCAACTTCATAATTCCAACGCAAGTAAAAGATTTTGTCATGGATGCAATGCCAAAGACAGTGTCCCCATTTACTGGAAGCTGCTCTCTCACATTTCTGAACCCGAAATTCTTATCAACAATCGTCTTATTATTTTCAGCAACCTCAAGCATCGCACCAGGTATGAGTTCTTTAGTGATAAATGTCTGCGCCTGCTCTTCAAATCCAACTTTCATGTAAACGCCCCTTTACTAGAAGTCCTAAAAGTATGTATAACGACTGAATCTTCGCCATATAGCAATATTCGCTATTATTTCAGTTTCCCCTGCTAAAACGAAAAAGAAATTACTCATCGATGAACCAAGCACAACATGTGAACTAGATTCGATTCTGGATTAAGAAAGACGCTATTACTCTTGTCGTATAAGCAAGTATAAAAAAGTCCCAGGAAGAGGTATACTTCCCGAGACTTTTCACTATTTCACCACTGTCAAACGGTATAATGATTGATTGTTATCAACTCCATGTAAAGTTACTACAAACGGCTCCACATCACATGGCAGTACTTTCATACCTTTTCTTGAGAGTGTTTTATATACCTCTTCTGTTATAACGATGTCATCACCAGTACTTTGCTGCTGTACGCGCGCTGCCATATTTACTGTCCTGCCGAAATAATCAAGCACGTCATTTGCATTGACAGCTATGACAGGACCTGCATGAAAACCAACTTTGATGGACACTGGATGCGACAACGTTTCATTCAGATCAGGCATTTGTTGTTGAATGGCAATCGCCGCATCCAGCGCATCTTCATTTTTAATAAATACCGCCATAACGGAGTCTCCTATCGTTTTTACGATAGACCCGTGGTGTGTAGAAATTTGCTTTTCAAGATAATCAAAATGTCGTTTAACGTCAGCGTAGGCAAGCGAGTCACCGATTTCCTCATATAAACGGGTTGAGTCTTTTAAATCGGTGAACATTACTGTCAATGTACTGACACCAATCTCAATACCGGGGGCAAGTACTTCAGCCGGCAATAGATTCCGGAATAACTGCAAGGATGTTACTTCCCTGGCGGTCAATGCAAATGAATCCCAATCCACTTTTTCAACCGCCAATACAATCTCTTCTTCTGATTCATTGATGATTCTAAATTGCTGCGCCTGATTGAATCTTTCTCCGACGAATCCTAAGGAATTATAAATGATCACCTGCTCTTGTAAGTCCTCGACATTTCCAAGTTGCACCTGTAAATTATCTTTTAACACCCGCATGCGTAGATTTTCCGTCATCGGTGTCCAATCAACAACCTTCTCTTCATTCGGTCCGATACGGAACTGCCCGACAATATGTGGTGAATTAAACGGACCATTTAAGCAAAATACTTCATTACTCACTTTTCGGATACTTGGATGGACTGTAAATATCATTTCTATATATTTATCGAAATCCATCTCGAAATCGACTCCACATAAATCACAATGGACAGTCGTTTTCACCAGTCTCAAGCTTGTCACTCGATTTTTAGGAACTCGGCAATTTGGACACATCATATTCCATTCATAATTTACGAGCCCGACTTCATTGGCCAGCAGAAAAAGTTCAATTGTTTTTCCACGGTCGAATCCAAAATCCTCCGCCCATTTGTAGGGCTGTAGCTTTTTGACAAGATCATCCGGAGCCATTCGCAACGTGAATAGTAGACGTTCAATCATCCGTTGTTCATCTAGGATTTCGCCTAATTGTTTAGCCAGCTCAGTCAATCGCTTTTCATCCACTTGCGCTAATGGTGTAAAATGTGCTGTTTTCCGATAATTCTTTTCCGTTTTTTCAAACATACTTACATAATTGAACATCTTTCGCAATTGAGGAAGCGTCTCTATATGCAACGCAGCTTTACCGAAGAGATTCTGATAGGTAAACCGACCGTCCAGCTTCATGATTGTATGATTTTCATTTACTTTTTCGACGATTACTTTCCAGATGACTCGTTTTAATGGTCCTTTTGTATAAATTCGTTCAACGGAGTAATGTGACTCATTCACCCATTCGAACACATTTTCAATCCATTCAATCGGCACTACGCCGAAAGCCGTCGCTTTTCCTTTTCGTATAATCTGCTTCGCGTCTTTTTGAAAGGGAGTAAAATTCACGGCAAACAAGCCGGCGTATCGATTTAACTGGTTTGTATCCGCTACCGCTTCCCATACTTCATGGACAGGCAAACCGAACTCCCTTTTTTCAGTAAATTTGTATGTTTTATCCACCGTTGCGGTTCACCTAACCTTCTTTGAACTGATCACGGATTGCAATGAACTTCTCAATATGTTCCAGAAATAACTTAACAAGAAATGGATCGAACTGGTGTCCCGATTGCTCCGACATATAGTCAATAATCTTCTCAAGCGGCCACGCTTTTTTATAAACTCGATCACTTCCAAGTGCGTCGAATACATCCGCAATCGCTGTAATTCGTCCAAACAAATGAATATCTTCACCTGCCAGGCCGCGTGGATACCCGGTACCATCCCATCGTTCGTGATGCTCATATGCAATTAACGCAGCTGTTTTTAGCAGTGCCCTTTGTGACTTGCGGAACACTTCATAACCAATTAGCGTATGGGTTTTCATCTCTTCAAATTCCAAATCTGTCAATTTCCCTGGTTTTAAAAGAATCCTATCCGGAATTGCCACTTTTCCGATATCGTGCATCGGTGAAGCATATTTCAACATCTTAGCTTGTTTATCAGGTACACCTGCCAAGCTTGCAAGTAAATAGGAATATTGTGCAACACGTTTCACATGATAACCTGTTTCAAGCGAACGACTTTCACCGATTTCCCCCATCGTCGTTATCATTTCTTTTTGTGTTTCTACAAGTTCTTCGCGCAAAATGAACGCTTCTAACGACTTTCCCGCATAAGTAGATGCAAACGTGAGGTATTCTTCATCTTGCGGTGTGAATTGCTCCGAATCACTCTTTTTATTAATCGCTTGGAAAGCGCCAATCACTGTTCCTTCGCTATTTCTAAACGGTATACATAATAGTGACTTCGTTTTGTAACCTGTTTTGCGGTCAATTGCATCGTTGAACCGAGGATCCGCATATGCATCCAATACACGAATGGTTTCCTCTGTCTGGATGCTAAGTCCGACGATTCCACTACTCTCATCCACCGTAACCTTTTCCAGTC is a genomic window of Sporosarcina oncorhynchi containing:
- a CDS encoding serine hydrolase domain-containing protein, with protein sequence MKVGFEEQAQTFITKELIPGAMLEVAENNKTIVDKNFGFRNVREQLPVNGDTVFGIASMTKSFTCVGIMKLQEAGKLSVHDPIVSYLPELKTKSQASEITIHHLMTHTSGYPPLATHVYARKNSIEKDPSSKDYGLDLLNNPGPHIETYDEMLAFMANDEFEWLGKPGDYYSYSNDSYGLLGIIIHRVSGQSYESFIEQHILEPAGMTRSFFDMNRLDTTDNVTTLYMKTKDGSDVYEAPIWWDAPSMRAVGYLKSTANDIIRYLELFWNEGTINEKRILSKESVEQMMTPHIEYEPGRCYGYGLRIIPDYFGSKLISHGGGLKGVSSFMCAIPDKKLAGVILTNVADVSAGDILMGALNSIHAREYETSPFKVETVPISDEELVTYEGVYISGEGMHVIAQRRNGLFGVESNGAFKRLQYIGNNIFVAEQDDSDILQFIAGEDGTIERIVYGGRHIIKQMG
- a CDS encoding adenylate/guanylate cyclase domain-containing protein; its protein translation is MDKTYKFTEKREFGLPVHEVWEAVADTNQLNRYAGLFAVNFTPFQKDAKQIIRKGKATAFGVVPIEWIENVFEWVNESHYSVERIYTKGPLKRVIWKVIVEKVNENHTIMKLDGRFTYQNLFGKAALHIETLPQLRKMFNYVSMFEKTEKNYRKTAHFTPLAQVDEKRLTELAKQLGEILDEQRMIERLLFTLRMAPDDLVKKLQPYKWAEDFGFDRGKTIELFLLANEVGLVNYEWNMMCPNCRVPKNRVTSLRLVKTTVHCDLCGVDFEMDFDKYIEMIFTVHPSIRKVSNEVFCLNGPFNSPHIVGQFRIGPNEEKVVDWTPMTENLRMRVLKDNLQVQLGNVEDLQEQVIIYNSLGFVGERFNQAQQFRIINESEEEIVLAVEKVDWDSFALTAREVTSLQLFRNLLPAEVLAPGIEIGVSTLTVMFTDLKDSTRLYEEIGDSLAYADVKRHFDYLEKQISTHHGSIVKTIGDSVMAVFIKNEDALDAAIAIQQQMPDLNETLSHPVSIKVGFHAGPVIAVNANDVLDYFGRTVNMAARVQQQSTGDDIVITEEVYKTLSRKGMKVLPCDVEPFVVTLHGVDNNQSLYRLTVVK
- a CDS encoding HD domain-containing phosphohydrolase, with translation MPFSQDSNDEKFDLERRADKMLAMIFEYMTKMSLETNIHNILQVLADLGQKMVNADRCSVWLHEPTEKSIWTVAGHGLEKVTVDESSGIVGLSIQTEETIRVLDAYADPRFNDAIDRKTGYKTKSLLCIPFRNSEGTVIGAFQAINKKSDSEQFTPQDEEYLTFASTYAGKSLEAFILREELVETQKEMITTMGEIGESRSLETGYHVKRVAQYSYLLASLAGVPDKQAKMLKYASPMHDIGKVAIPDRILLKPGKLTDLEFEEMKTHTLIGYEVFRKSQRALLKTAALIAYEHHERWDGTGYPRGLAGEDIHLFGRITAIADVFDALGSDRVYKKAWPLEKIIDYMSEQSGHQFDPFLVKLFLEHIEKFIAIRDQFKEG